A region of Larimichthys crocea isolate SSNF chromosome X, L_crocea_2.0, whole genome shotgun sequence DNA encodes the following proteins:
- the jupa gene encoding junction plakoglobin a, which yields MAMQMSEHESGVLKVEQWQDTMYGIDSGIQSGATTVVRDDDDYTTSKHYTVTTTTVTREEPDLEALCTTRAQRVRAAMFPETLEPGTNILSTQIDQSQMTNVQKLAEPSQMLKTAIIHLINYQDDAELATRAVPELTKLLNDEDQVVVSKAAQIVNQLTRKEASRRALMQSPQMVAAVVRAMQNTSDMETARATASILHNLSHQREGLLSIFKSGGIPALVRMLSSPMESVLFYAITTLHNLLLHQEGAKMAVRLADGLQRMVPLLNKSNPKFLAITTDCLQLLSYGNQESKLIILANRGPEGLVHIMKTYNYEKLLWTTSRVLKVLSVCPSNKPAIVEAGGMQALGKHLTGSSQRLMQNCLWTLRNLSDAATKEEGMDSLLQVLVGLLSSDDLNMLTCATGILSNLTCNNAHNKTLVTQSNGVESLIHAILRAGEKEDVTEPAVCALRHLTSRHQQAEMAQHAVRKHYGIPAIVKLLNQQYYWPVIKAVVGLVRNLALCPENQAPLRDAGVIPRLVNLLLKAHQDAQKHGSSAQQTYQDGVRMEEIVEGCTGALHILARDPINRAEIANLQTIPLFVQLLYSPVDNVKRVAAGVLCELALDKQSAELIDSEGASAPLMELLHSNNEGIATYAAAVLFRISEDKNSDYKKRVSVELTHSLFKHDAAAWEMAHNSVPMDPYQQDELDANMGFAGQQYMGGYMPEMPMDSMERAMMADEYQGSIAHDRYDGY from the exons ATGGCAATGCAAA TGAGTGAGCATGAAAGTGGTGTGTTGAAGGTGGAACAGTGGCAGGACACGATGTATGGCATAGACTCGGGTATCCAGTCTGGAGCCACCACAGTAGTCAGAGATGACGACGACTACACTACATCCAAACACTACACCGTGACCACCACTACTGTCACAAGGGAAGAGCCTG ACTTGGAAGCCCTGTGCACTACCAGAGCCCAGCGGGTGCGGGCTGCAATGTTCCCAGAGACTCTGGAGCCAGGCACCAACATCCTGTCGACTCAGATAGACCAGTCCCAGATGACTAATGTCCAGAAGCTGGCCGAGCCCTCCCAGATGCTCAAGACAGCCATCATTCATCTGATCAACTACCAGGATGATGCAGAGCTGGCCACACGTGCTGTGCCTGAGCTCACCAAACTGCTTAACGATGAAGACCAG GTGGTGGTCAGCAAGGCAGCACAGATTGTCAACCAGCTTACACGCAAGGAGGCATCGCGGCGCGCACTGATGCAGTCCCCTCAGATGGTGGCTGCCGTGGTGCGGGCCATGCAGAACACAAGCGACATGGAGACTGCACGGGCCACAGCCAGCATTCTCCACAACCTGTCCCACCAGAGGGAGGGCCTGCTCTCCATCTTCAAGTCTGGAGGCATTCCTGCTTTGGTTCGCATGCTCAG CTCTCCCATGGAGTCTGTTCTCTTCTACGCCATCACCACGCTCCACAACCTGCTGCTGCATCAAGAAGGAGCCAAGATGGCCGTTCGCCTGGCTGATGGTCTGCAGAGGATGGTTCCCCTGCTGAATAAGAGCAATCCCAAGTTCCTGGCCatcaccacagactgtctgcagctgctgtcctATGGCAACCAGGAGAGcaag CTCATCATCCTTGCCAACAGGGGTCCTGAGGGTCTAGTTCACATCATGAAAACCTACAATTATGAGAAGCTGCTGTGGACCACAAGCCGTGTGCTCAAAGTTCTCTCTGTGTGCCCCAGCAACAAACCCGCCATTGTAGAGGCTG GTGGGATGCAGGCTCTGGGTAAACACCTCACAGGCTCCAGTCAGCGTCTGATGCAGAACTGTCTGTGGACACTCAGAAACCTGTCTGATGCCGCCACCAAAGAG GAGGGTATGGACAGCCTGCTGCAGGTGCTGGTTGGCCTGCTTAGTTCAGACGATCTCAACATGCTTACTTGCGCCACTGGCATCCTGTCAAACCTCACATGCAACAATGCCCACAATAAAACTCTGGTCACCCAGAGCAACGGTGTGGAGTCGCTGATCCACGCCATATTGCGTGCCGGTGAGAAGGAGGATGTGACTGAACCTGCCGTCTGCGCTCTGCGCCACCTGACTTCACGCCACCAACAGGCTGAGATGGCACAGCATGCTGTGAGGAAACACTATGGCATCCCCGCCATCGTCAAGCTGCTCAACCAACAATACTACTGGCCTGTCATCAAG GCTGTGGTTGGACTGGTCCGCAACCTGGCCCTGTGCCCAGAGAACCAGGCCCCTCTGAGGGACGCTGGAGTGATCCCCCGCCTGGTCAACCTGCTGCTCAAAGCCCACCAGGACGCCCAGAAACATGGTTCATCCGCCCAGCAGACATACCAG GATGGAGTGAGGATGGAGGAGATTGTAGAGGGCTGCACAGGAGCTCTGCACATCCTGGCCAGAGATCCCATCAACAGAGCAGAGATCGCCAACCTGCAGACCATTCCTCTGTTTGTTCAG ctcctctaCTCTCCAGTGGACAATGTGAAGCGCGTGGCAGCGGGCGTCCTGTGTGAGCTGGCCCTGGACAAACAGTCAGCTGAGCTCATCGACAGCGAGGGAGCATCTGCTccactgatggagctgctgcacTCCAACAACGAGGGCATTG cTACTTACGCTGCAGCCGTGCTCTTCCGCATCTCTGAGGATAAGAACTCCGATTACAAGAAGAGAGTCTCTGTGGagctcacacactctctgttcAAACACGACGCCGCTGCCTGGGAGATG GCCCACAACAGCGTCCCCATGGATCCATACCAACAAGATG AGCTGGATGCTAATATGGGGTTCGCAGGTCAGCAGTACATGGGTGGGTACATGCCTGAAATGCCCATGGACAGCATGGAAAGAGCTATGATGGCAGACGAATACCAAGGAAGCATTGCTCACGACAGATACGACGGATACTGA
- the LOC104922296 gene encoding Kv channel-interacting protein 2 isoform X1, whose amino-acid sequence MKPRSQDQSLSDSRELDRSYDPLTGNPPSKPNKKTIKQRFLKLLPCYRSGSSSSSNQRSLDGDAELSTVCYRPEGLDRLVQHTKFTKKELQVLYRGFKNECPSGVVNEETFKSIYSKFFPQGDSSMYAHFLFEAFDTNNNGSVSFEDFVISLSIILRGSVTDKLNWAFNLYDLNKDGCITREEMTDIMHSIYDMMGKYTYPNIKDSAPRDHVDNFFQKMDRNNDGVVTIEEFLETCQKDENIMQSMHMFDNVI is encoded by the exons GTAATCCACCATCCAAACCCAATAAAAAGACCATAAAGCAGCGGTTCCTCAAACTGCTCCCCTGCTATCGCTCTGGCTCCAGCTCTTCATCTAATCAAA GAAGTTTAGATGGTGATGCTGAACTATCGACAGTGTGTTACAGACCGGAGGGGCTCGACCGTCTCGTTCAGCACACCAAATTCACCAAGAAAGAGCTGCAGGTCCTCTACCGTGGATTCAAAAAC GAGTGTCCCAGTGGTGTGGTGAATGAAGAGACTTTTAAAAGCATCTACTCCAAGTTCTTCCCTCAAGGAG ATTCGAGTATGTAtgcacatttcctgtttgaagCTTTTGACACCAACAATAATGGATCTGTCAGCTTTGAG GACTTTGTTATAAGTCTATCCATCATCTTGAGAGGCTCCGTCACTGATAAACTCAACTGGGCCTTTAATCTGTATGATCTCAACAAAGATGGCTGCATCACCAGAGAG GAGATGACAGACATTATGCACTCTATCTATGACATGATGGGGAAGTATACGTACCCTAACATTAAGGATAGTGCTCCCAGGGACCATGTTGACAACTTCTTCCAG aaaatggaCAGGAACAATGACGGAGTGGTCACCATTGAGGAGTTCCTGGAGACATGCCAAAAG GACGAAAACATCATGCAGTCCATGCACATGTTTGACAATGTGATTTAA